The following nucleotide sequence is from Desulfovibrio sp. X2.
TCGACTCCGACATCGCGACCACGGTGGAGCGCCACTGGCTCGTGCCCTGCATGCTCACGGGCGTCGGCCTGCTCACGGGCTTCCTCATCCAGCGCTTCATCCCGGACTCGATCAATTCCGGCACGGACGGCACGGACTCCATGATCAAGTCCTTCCACCGCGAGCTCGGCGTGATCAAGCCCATCGTGCCGCTGATCAAGGGGCTGATGGCCATCCTGACCATCGCCTGCGGCGGCTCGGCAGGCCAGGAAGGCCCGATCTCGCAGGTGGGCGCCGGTCTCGGCTCGTGGATCTCGGACAAGCTCGGCCTGACCACGCGCGAGCGGCGCATCCTGCTGCTGGCGGGCGCGGCCGGAGGCCTGGGCGCCATCTTCCGCGCCCCCCTGGGCGGCGCGCTCACGGCCATCGAAGTCATCTACCGCGAGGACTTCGAGGCCGAGGCCATCCTGCCCGCGGTCATCTCGAGCGTGGTGGCCTACTCGGTCTTCGCCATATTCTTCGGCACGACCCCGATCCTCTCCGTGCCCCCCTTCCATTTCCACAGCATCACGGAGCTCTTCTTCTCCGCCCTGCTGGCCGTGGCCTGCGCCGGGGCGGGCTGGCTCTACGTGCGGGCCTTCTACGCCATCAAGTACTCCTTCTTCGCCCGCATCCGCGCCAAGATCGGCATCACCTGGACCTGCGCCCTGGGCGGCCTGCTCATGGGCATCTTCGGCATGCTCTTCCCCCAGGTGCTGGCCGGCGGCTACGGCTGGCTGCAGCAGGCCATCTCGGGCAACCTGCCGCTGCTGCTCATGCTGGCCATCATCTTCGGCAAGATCCTGGCCACCTCGCTGACCATCGGCTCGGGGCTCTCGGGCGGCATGTTCGCTCCCGCGCTCTTCGTGGGCGGCATGACCGGCGGCCTGGTCGGCCACCTCTCCAAGGCCTTCTTCCCCAACGCCGTGCAGAACCCCGGCGCCTTCGTGCTCGTGGGCATGGCGGCCTTCTTCTCGGGCATCGCCAACGCGCCCATCGGCCCCATCGTCATGGTCTGCGAGATCACCCAGGGCTACGGGCTGCTCGCTCCCCTGCTGCTGGCCTCCATGGTCACCCTGGTCATCGGCCGCAAGGTGAGCCTGTACGAGAACCAGGTGGAGAACAAGTTCGAGTCACCGGCGCACACGGGCGACGCCACCATCAACGTCCTCGAGCGGCTGCAGGTGAAGGAGTTCCTGCGCCGCGGCCGGACCACGGTGCTGGACGAGCGCATGACGCTGAAGACCCTGACCCAGGTCATCAGCGACACCAACGAACTGAACTTCCCGGTGCGCGGCGAGGACGACGTCATCACCGGCGTGCTGCCGCTGCAGGACGTGCGCCGCGTGCTCTACGAGGACGCCCTCTTCGAGCTGGTCGTGGTGCGCGACCTGATGCGCAAGCCCGCGACGCTCCTGCCCAACGACGACCTCTACACGGCGCTGCTCAAGTTCGTGGACACGGACTACAGCCAGATCCCGGTGATCAACCCCGAGGACCACACCGAGGTGCTCGGGCTCCTGAACAGGGCGGACGTCTTCCAGGCATACTCGCACGCCATCCGCACCCTGAAGGAAGAACACTAGCCCGGAGCGCGGGCCAAAAGGCCTTCACCGCGACGGGCCGGACTCCGCAAGGGGTCCGGCCCGTCCGTTTTTTTCCCGTCCCGGGCGCGAGGCGACGGCCTACCCCGCGATGCGGGCCGCTTTATGCTTATTTTGTCAAATATACCCTGTAGCGGCAGACGCGAAATATACTATTTTGCAAATTGGTAAAGCTTTCGGAAAGGTAACATTTTCATTTTCCTGTTCCATCCCGCCTCGATGACAAAGAATAAATCCTTATATCACAGATAATTATTCTATAGCCTGGGGGATCGCCCCGTTCCGCGCCCGGCAAGGCACGCTCCTTGCTTTGCCTCGGAATTGGAGAATTTCATGAAATCCCAGGTCGGCGCACTCGAACTCAAAGTCCTCTGCGAAATAGCCCGGATCATCGGACAGGCCCATGATCTCGACCGCACGCTGGAAAGCGTGCTGCGCATCCTGTCCGAGACCCTGTCCATGAAGCGGGCAACCCTGACCCTGCTCGACGAGACGGGCCAGCTCTCCATCCGCGCCTCCTACGGCCTCACGGCCGAAGAGCGGCAGCGCGGCGTCTACCGTCTGGACGAGGGCGTCACCGGCCACATCTTCCAGACCGCCAAGCCCTTCATCGTGCCCGACGTCTCCAAGGAGCCGCTGTTCCTGGACAAGACGCGCTCGCGCTCGCTCGAGCGCGGCCGCATCTCCTTCATCGGCGTGCCCATCCGCATCAAGGGGCAGCCCGCGGGCGTGCTCAACGTGGACCGCCTGTTCGAGGACGAGGTCTCCTTCGAGGAGGACGTCAACTTCCTCTCCGTGGTCTCCACCCTCATCTCCCAGTTCATCCAGCTGAGCCGCCATTTCGAGGAACGCGAGCTGACCCTGAAGAAGGAGATCTCGCTGCTGCGCTCCAAGCTCTCGGCCAGCTACCAGCGCTTCTTCATCGTGGGCAAGAGCCAGCCCATGGAGCGCGTGCGCCAGATGATCGAGAAGGTCTCGCCCACCAAGGCCACGGTCCTGCTGCTCGGCGAGTCCGGCACGGGCAAGACCCTCACCGCGCGCATCATCCACGAGCTCTCCGAGCGCCACGCCCAGCCCTTCATCAAGGTCAACTGCGCGGCCCTGCCCGAGACGCTCCTCGAATCCGAGCTCTTCGGCCACGAGAAGGGCGCCTTCACGGGCGCCACGGCCCCCAAGCCCGGCCGCTTCGAGGAGGCGGACGGCGGCACCATCTTCCTCGACGAGATCGGCGAGCTGACCCTGGCCGTGCAGTCGAAGCTGCTGCGCGTCATCCAGGAGAAGGAGTTCGAGCGGCTCGGCGCCACCAAGACGCGCCGCGTGGACGTGCGCATCATCGCGGCCACGAACAAGGACCTGGCCGAGGAGGTCAGGCGCGGCCAGTTCCGCGAGGACCTCTTCTACCGCCTGAACGTCTTTCCCATCCGCGTGCCCGCCCTGCGCGAGCGGCCCGAGGACATCCCGGCGCTGCTCAACCACTTCCTGGAGACCATGGAGAAGGAATACTCCCGCCGCCTGGTCTTCACGCCCAAGGCGCTGGACTCCCTCATGCGCTACGACTGGCCCGGCAACGTGCGCGAGATGGAGAACCTGGTGGAGCGGCTGTCCATCATGGTCGAGGGCGAGCAGATCGACGTGGAGGACATCCCCTCGCAGTTCTTCATCGGCGCGCGGCCCCCGGCCTCGCCCGAGGAGCACGCGAGCCTCGTGGACATCGAGAAGCGCGAGGTCCTCTCCGCGCTCGAGCGCCATCGCTGGATCCAGTCCCGCGCGGCCAAGGAGCTCGGCATCACGCTGCGCCAGATGGGCTACCGCATCAAGAAGTTCAGCCTGGAAGCCCTGGTCCAGGAGCGCCGCTCCAGGATTCGCGGCGACAAGTAGCCGCGCGCTGTTCCATAGCCTTCTTCTATAGTTTTCAGGACTTCAATCCTATCTTTCTATTTCGGATTTCCCGCACGCCTGGGTATCGTGCGCAAATTAGACACTTTCCAGGCAAAAACCGCCAGGAACGGCAGCGTGCTGCCGTGGGCGGTCCGTCCGCGCGCGGCCGGGTCCCTCCCGGTCAGCCGCACAAGGAGACAACCATGAGCGAGAAGCAAGGCGGGGGCCTCAGCAGGCGCGCCTTCCTCACCGGCGGCGCGGCGGCCGCAGCGGCCCTGGCCGTGCGGGCGGCGGGGGAGCCGGGCGGCCCCTATGCGGGGCAGGGCCTGCAGGTCTGGTCCTGCGGCGGCCTGGCCGAGGGCTTCATGCCCGCCAACGCGGCCTACGAGGCCGAGAGCGGCTGCGCGGTCAGCTACACCGGCGCCTTCGCCGCGGCGCTCGGCAAGTCGCTCCTGGGCGGGGCCACCACCGAGGTCTTCGCCCCGCGCGTGCTCGACCTCGCCCGCAAGCTCAAGTCCGTGGGCAAGATGCTCCACTACCAGCCCCTGTGCTTCACGAGCTACGTGCTGGTCACGCCGAAGGGCAATCCGGCGGGCATCGGGTCGGTCCACGACCTCGCGCGGCCGGGCCTTCGCACCATGCTCTCGCCCGACTCCTCGCCTCCGGGCGGCGCGGCCTCCATGGCGCTGCTCAAGAAGGCCGGGGTCGTTGAGGGCGCCAAGAAGAACGCCATATTCCTCGGCTCCTGCGTGCAGCACGACGTGTCCGAGGTGGCCGCTGGGCGGGCCGACGCCGCCGTCGTCGAGAAGCGCATCACGCGGCTGCCGCGCTACCGGGACGCCTTCGAGATCATTCCCATCCCCGAGGAATATTTCCCGGCCCCGCCCGTGCCCTTCTCCATCGGGGTCATGAAGTTCGCCAAGAACCGCGAGCTGGCCGAGGACTTCGTCCGCTTCATCACCTCGGAGGCGGGCCAGTCCCACTTCGAGGCGGCCGGGTTCGTGCCCGCGCTCTCCGACGAGGGCAGGCGTCTGGCGAAGAAATACGGAGCGTACGATGGCTAGCGCCGCCCGGACCCTGCAATGGAAGCGGCGGATCATCCAGGCCGCCTCGCTCTTCGTCATCGGCGAGTTCTCCTACTTCGGCATCTTCCGCTGCCCCTTCGCCGTGCCCTACGTGAGCTGCCCCAACTGCCCCGTGGTGCAGTGCCCGGGCCGCAAGCTGTGGCTCACGGCCTGGATCGGCATCCTGGCCTCGGCGCTGTTCTTCGGCCGGGCGTTCTGCGGCTACGCCTGCCCCGGCGGCATGGTCGCGGAGCTCTTCGACCGCGTCTCGCCCTTCACCAGGAGCATCGGCCGCCGCGTGTCCAAGGGTTTCGACCGCGTCCTGCGCAACGCCAAGTACGTGGCCGCGGCCGCGGCGCTCTACCTCTTCCTCGGCCTGCACAACCCGCGCTGGGCCGTGCCCATCCGCACCGGCGAGTTCTTCCAGGCCACGGCGCTCACCTTCCACCACGCCTTCACGCCCTGGCTCTTCCGCACCGGGACCGTGCTCGGCGCCCTGGCGCTCGGGCTCCTCGTGCCCTACTTCTGGTGCCGCTACCTCTGCCCCACGGGCGGCATCCTGGACGTCTTCGGCCGCTTCGCCCCGGCCCGCCACCGCATGACCGCGGACTGCACGGACTGCGGCAAGTGCGAAAGATCCTGCGGCATGGCGACGCGGCCCTCCGAGCCCAACTGCACGAACTGCGGCGCCTGCGTCTCCGACTGCCCGGCGAACGCCATCCGCTTCGGCCTCGGCGGCGGCGGCGGAACATCCGCGGACGAGGAGAACGCGCCGGAAAAACAGGCCTAGTGTCGCGTCCATGAAAAAGTCGATACGCCAGGCAGTGGTCGTACGCGACACGTGAACCGGGCGAATGCACGGTTCCGCCGCCAGCGGCAGCCGTTAGGCGAGCGCGCTTGGGCGCGAGTCTTACGGATGCCGACAGCAGCGCCGTCGGCGGCGTAAGCAAGCCGAAAACCACGTTTTCGGCGCAGCGATCTTCCGCAAAATACGGCCTTGCGTATTTTGCGGACGTCACACTAGACACGCGGCGCAAAAACCCCGAAGACGGGCCGGGCCAGGGACGCACCCTGCCCGGCCGGGGGCCGCCCCGTCTTTCCAATTCCGTCATGCCGTGCTACACGGCGGGCACGATACCGCCCACGGGAGCCGACATGAACGAAGCCACCTGCGCGCTGGTCCTTGCCGCCGGCAAGGGAACGCGCATGCACGCACGCGACCTGCCCAAGGTCATGATGCCCATCCTGGGCGAGCCCATGCTCTGGTACGTGCAGCGTGCCCTCACCCCGTCCTTCGCGGAACACGTCTACACCGTGGTCGGCTTCGGCGCGGACCGCGTGGCCGAGGCCTTTCCCGAGTCCACCGAACGCTTCGTGCACCAGGAGGAGCAGCTGGGCACGGGCCATGCGCTCGTGACCGCCTGGCCGCGCCTCAAGGCGGCAGGCTACCGCTACGTGGTCGTGGTCAACGGCGACACGCCGCTCTTGCGCGGCGCCTCCGTGGACCGGCTGGTAGAGGAGGCCACCGCCAGGAAGGCCGCCCTGGCCTTCCTCTCGGTCGAGGCGCCCGAGCCCAATGCCTTCGGCCGCGTGCTGCGCGACGCGGACGGCCGGGTGAGCGCGATCATCGAGGCCAAGGACTACGATCCGGAGAAGCACGGCCCGGCCCCGCGCGAGGTCAACGCGGGCCTCTATTTCCTGGACATGCAGTTCGTCGAGCCGCTGCTCGGCTGGCTCGGCAACACGAACGCGGCGCGTGAATATTACATCACGGACCTCGTGGAGCTGGCCATCGCGGACAACAACCTCGTGCTCGCGGTCAACTGCGGCGAGGACCCCACGCTCATGGGCATCAACACGCCGCTCGAGCTCTCGGACGCCGAGGAGCTCTTGCGCGCCGAGATCGCCCACCAGCACCTGAACCACGGCGTGCGGCTGCACAATCCAGCCGGGTGCCGCATCGGCCCCCGCGTGACCATCAAGCCGGGTGCGCAGATCACGGGCCCGTGCGAACTCATGGGTGAGACGGTGATCGACCAGGACGTGGTCGTGGACGCATTCTGCCACGTCATGGAATCCTGGCTCAGCCAGGGCGCGCAGGTGCGCCACTTCTCCCACCTGGAGAAAGCCGAGGTGGGCCCGGGCTGCGTGGTCGGCCCCTACGCGCGGCTCCGCCCCGGCGCCATCCTCGAGGAGAAGGCCAAGGTCGGCAACTTCGTGGAGATGAAGAAGGCCGTGCTCGGCAAGGGGTCCAAGGCCAGCCACCTGACCTACCTCGGCGACGCCGAGATAGGCGAGGGGGTGAACATCGGCGCGGGCACCATCACCTGCAACTACGACGGCGTGCGCAAGCACAAGACGGTCATCGGGAACGGGGCCTTCATCGGCAGCAACACGGCCCTGGTCGCGCCCGTGACCGTGGGGGCCGGCGCCCTGGTGGGAGCCGGTTCGACCATCACCAAGGACGTTGCGCAAGGCAGCCTCGCCCTGACCAGGGCGGAGCAGCGGCAATTGCCGCGGCGCAAATAAACCGGCCCGATCGGCCTTGATTTACGGCCGGGGGAGTCTTAGAATTTGCATATGGAAATACTTGAGCAGCTTGAGCAGCGCATGACCGCGCTGCTGAACAAGATCAAGGAGTTGGAGGAAGAGAACAGGCTCCTCAAAACGGAGCTTGCGGAGATCCGGCAGAACAGGGATGCCGTGATGTCGCGTATCGACGGCCTGTTGCAGAAGGTCCAGGGAGCTCTCGAGTAACGTGGTAGCCCGATGCCTCAATACACGTTAAGTGTGCTCGGACTGGAGATACGCTTCAAGACGGATGCGGACGAGGCTCGTGTGGATGCAGCCAAGTCCCATCTGGAAGAACTGTTCAACCAGATCAGCCAGAGCGGGAAGAACATCAATAAGGAGATCCTGCTTACGGTATTGGCCTTGAGCTTGGCCGACGACTACCTGCAGACCAAAAGCGAACTGCGGGAGATCGAAGCGAAATTGGGCTCGCTTTTGAAGATAAAATAACCGGGGCGCTGGCGGCGCCTGATGAAGTTTTCCCTGGGTGGTGCGTGATCGTCACCGGAATTGCTGAGCCAACGAGTACACTTTGGGACGCAGCTTTCAGTACGGCCCGTGTGCAAGCCCGCTATGCGGGAAGCCTGACGGCCGAACAGCAGCGCCCGCTCTGAGCCTTCGGTTCAGAATACGAGACGACACGGCTACTCGGGGTCCCATTATACGGCCCCAAGGGCCGTTTTGCAGATAAAGCCGCCTGCCTTCACCCCCGGTCGCAGAAGACGCCCGAGCCATGCCCGAGCCATGCCGCGGCGCGTCGTGCCGCAGGCGGCATGCCGGAGCGGGGCAAGTCCCCGCGCTCCAGCCATGCCGCCCGACACGACCGCAGCAGGCAGTCCTTCCCGGGAAGGCCGCCATGCGCGGCCGCCCTGTCCGCCGCTCTCCGCGCGAACGGCACCTCACGGTGCGCAAGGCCCACACAGGCGGGGCGAACGCCTGAACACATAAAGGAGAGCAGCATGAGCCCTTCCACGATCATCATCATCACACTCGTCATCGGACTCATCGGCGGCGCTGCGGCCGGGTACATCCTGCACCGCATCATCGAGGCCAAGCGCCTCGCCGAGGCCAAGGACCTCGCCCTGCGCATCCTCGAGGAGGCGCGCAAGGAGGCCCAGGTCACCAAGGAAGACGTCATCATCCAGGGGCAGAAGGAACTTCTCAAGGAAAAGAAGGAGCAGGAGCGGGAGGCCAAGGAGCGCGAGAACTCGCTCAAGGCCAAGGAGCAGAAGCTCGCGGCCAAGGAGGAGCGGCTCGAGGGCAAGCTCGAGACCCTGGCGCAGAAGGAAAGCAGCGTCATCGAGCTCGAGAAGCGGCTGACAAAGTCCGAGCGCGAGCTCGAGGACCGCGAGGAGGTCCTGGGCAAGCGCGAGGAAGAGCACGAGCGCAGGCTCGAGGAGATCGCCGGGCTGACCGCCGAGGAGGCCAAGCAGCGCCTGCTCCAGGAGATCGAGTCGCGCACCCGCCACGAATCCGCCAAGATGATCCGCTCCATCGAGATGGAGGCCAAGGAGATCGCGGACAAGAAGGCCAAGGAGGTCATCGCCCTGGCCATCAACCGCTACGCGGGCGACTTCGTGGCCGAGCAGACCGTGACCGCCGTGACGCTTCCCTCCGAGGAGATGAAAGGCCGCATCATCGGCCGCGAGGGGCGCAACATCCGCGCCCTGGAGGCGGCCACCGGCGTGGACCTGATCATCGACGACACGCCCGAGACCGTCATCCTCTCGGCCTATTCCCCCCTGCGCCGCGAGATCGCCAAGCAGTCGCTCGAGCGGCTCATCACCGACGGCCGCATCCATCCTGCGCGCATCGAGGACATCGTGGCCAAGGTCGAGAAGGAGATGGAGGTCAAGCTGCGCCAGATCGGCGAGCAGGCCACCTTCGACGTCGGCGTGCACGGCATCCATCCCGACCTCGTGCGCCTGCTCGGCCAGCTGCAGTACCGCACCAGCTACTCCCAGAACGTGCTCCAGCACTCGCTCGAGGTGGCCTTCCTGTGCGGCGTCATGGCCGCGGAGCTCGGCCTGGACGAGAAGCGCGCCAAGCGCGCGGGCCTGCTGCACGACATCGGCAAGGCCGTGGACCACGAGATCGAGGGTCCGCATGCCGTCATCGGCGCCGACCTGGCCAAGAAGTACACCGAGCACCGCGATATCGTGAACGCCATCGCCGCGCACCACGAGGACCAGCCCGCCGAGACCATCATGGCCATCCTGGTGCAGGCCGCGGACGCCCTCTCCGGCGCCCGGCCCGGCGCGCGCAAGGAGCTCCTGCAGAACTACGTCAAGCGCCTGGAGGACCTGGAGAACATCGCCCGCGACTTCGACGGCGTGACCAAGGCCTACGCCATCCAGGCCGGTCGCGAGATCCGCGTCATGGTCGAGCCGGACCGCGTGCCGGACGAGCGCACCTACCTCCTGTGCAAGGACATCGCGAAAAAGATCGAGGACAACCTGACCTATCCCGGCCAGATCAAGGTCACGGTCATCCGCGAGAAACGGGCCTCCGAGTTCGCCAAGTAGGCGGACGCCGCATACGGGCGCGAGCCCGCGCATCCGCATACGGGGAGCCGCCTGCCGGGCGGCTCCCCGTGCTCCCCCCTCCCCTCCTGCCGATACGTGGTTGAACCCGGCGCTGCCTTGGCGTATTCTGTTGATGTTGTTCCCTGAATTCCGGGAGGAGGAACCCGCGCCCTGCGCAGCGAGCGCTCGCTGTCTCCGCGCGGCCCGATATGAAGGCCACGACTTCCCCGCGGTTCGCCCGCATCACACGCCGAGCAGCCTTCACCGCGTTCGCGTTCGCGCTCGCCGGCCTCGCCTGCTCCCTGGCTTCCGCAGCCGCCCACGGTGAGACGAACGTCCTGCGCGTCCTCTACATGGAGAGGCCGCCCTTCTACCGCACCGAGGGCGAGCGCGCGGGCGGCCTGCTCGTGGACATCACCCGCTCCGTGCTCGAGGAGGCGGGCATCACGCCCGAGTTCGAATCCATGCCCTCCAAGCGCATCCTCGAGGAGCTGCAGCACCCGGGCAAGGCCGTCTGCTCCGTGGGCTGGTTCAAGACGGCGCAGCGAGAGGCCTGGGCCAAGTTCAGCCTGCCCATCTACCGCAACCGCCCCCTGGTCGCCCTGGTGCGGCGAAGCGACCTCCCGCTCTTCCAGGACCGGCACTCCCTGGCCTCCCTGTTCGCCGACAAGAAGCTGATCCTCGGCCGTCTCGAAGGATTCTCCTTCGGCGAAAGTGTGGACGCTCTCCTGGACGAAGGCTCGCCTGCGGTCTACAGCCTCGCGGGCACGCAGCGCCAGCTCGTGCGCATGCTGGCCGCGGGGCGCATCGACTACATGCTCGTCTCCCCGGAGGAGGTCGCGACCCTGCTCGCGGACGCCGGGCTCGCGCCCTCCCGCTTCAGCGTGCTGGGACTGCGCGACGCGCCTTCCGGCAACCTCCGCTACCTGATGTGCTCCAAGGCCGTGCCCGACGCCGAGCTGCGGCGCATCAACGACGTGCTGGCCAGGCGGGCCATGCCGCGGGAGCCTTGAGGTGGCGGCACGCAGCTTCCTCGGCCGCTCCCTGTCGCGCGACCTGAGCCTGAGCCTGGCCCTGGTGGTTTCCCTCGTGGCCGCGGCCGCGCTGGTCCTGCTCTTCGCCAGCACCCAGAAGCAGGCCGAGGAGGAGAACGAGGCCCGCGCGGACTCCTACCTGACCTTCCTGCAGGAGACGCTGCGCATCCCCATGTGGGAGCTGAACGACCAGGCCATCGACGAGATCGGCCGGACCTTCGCGCACAACGAGTTCGTCGAGGGCATCACCATCCGGGACGCGGACGGCCGCGTGCTGTTCAGCGCAGCGCACGGCAAGGGCCACGGCGTGATCAGGAGGGCCGAGATCACCCACGACGGCACGACCATCGGCCGCGTGATCCTCGAGCTGAACATCGACGCGCAGAAGGCGGCGCGCCGCACCCTGCTCCTGAACTTCGCAGGCGCATCGCTGCTGGCCGTGCTGGTGCTCGTGGGGGTCACGGGCATCCTCCTGCGCGTGCTGCTGCGACGCCCCTTCCACACCCTGGACGGGCTCATCAGCGAGTACGCCGCGGGCCGCTACGACGCCCTGCCCCCGGCCATCCCCTACGAGGAGTTCCACCCCATCACCGCGCTGCTCGTGCAGATGGGCCAGACCATCCAGAGCCAGATGGAGCGGCTGAGCGAGGCCGAGCAGGCCTACCGTTCCATCTTCGAGAACGCGAGCGAGGGCCTGGCGCGCCTGACGCCGGGAGGCCGCTTCCTGAGCATCAACCCGGCCGGCGCCGACATCCTCGGCTTCGACTGCCCGGAGGCGCTCCTGGCGCGCGAGAACCTCCACAGCACGGACTTCTACGCCGACCTCTCGGCCCAAAAGATGCTCCAGGACGCGCTGCGCACGAACGGCGAGGCCCATGGCGTGGTGGCCATCACCACGGCCCGGGGCGAGAGCCGCTGGATCGAGGTCCACGCCCGGGCCATGCCGGGCGCGGGCGGCGGCCACGAGATCACCGAGACCGTGATCATCGACGTCACGGAACGCCACCATGCCGAGATGCGGCTCGCGAAATCCCTGTCGGAGAAGGACATCCTGCTCAAGGAGATCCACCACCGGGTCAAGAACAACCTGCAGATCGTCTCGAGCCTGCTCTACCTGCAGTCGCAGGGCATCGACGACAAGGCGCTGCGCGACCTCTTCCTGGAGAGCCAGGGGCGCATCGCCTCCATGGCCCTGGTGCACGAGGAGATGTACCAGACGCACAACCTCTCCGGCGTGGACCTCGGGGAATACGCCAAGAAGCTCGTGGTGCGCCTGCTCTCCACCTACGGCAAGAGCGGCGTGGAGCTCACGGCCGAGGTGGCCCGCGTCCCGGTCTCCCTGGAGACGGCCATCCCCTGCGCGCTCATCCTGAACGAGCTGGTGACCAACGCCTGCAAGCACGCCTTCAGCGGCGTGAACGCGGGCTCCCTGCACCTGTGCGTCGCCGCCTCCGAAGAGACGGTCTCCCTGCAGGTCCGGGACAACGGCCCCGGCCTGCCGCAGGACTTCCACCCCGAGGACGCGTCCACCCTGGGCATGCTTCTCATCTCCCGCCTCACGGAGCAGATCAGGGGGCGCCTCGAGACCGGGAACGCGCCCGACGGCGGCGCCTGCTTCACCATCGCCTTCCCGCTCGAGCAGAAAGAGAAGACGGCCTGAACCCGGTGCAAGGGCGCGGCGCGCAGCGCATTCCCCCTTGGCAGCCGCTTCCGGCTCGGGTAATCTCCGCTGCCCGATAGGCTCGGCGAAACGTTACAACCGGCATCCGGTCATCAAGGAGTCGACGCATGGCGGTCCATGGGGGTTGGGGGTTGCAACGCAACGCCGAGAAGGAGCAGAGCGCGGCCTGGGATGCCGCCTCGTGGGTGCTGCTCCTGCTCATCCTCGTCCTGGTCGCATTGACGTTCAGGGATTACGGCATCTCCTGGGACGAGCAGGGCCAGAACACCTACGGCAAGCTCCTCCTCGACTACTACCTCTCCGGCTTCAAGGACGTCCGCGCCTTCTCCTTCGCCAACCTCTACTACTACGGCGGCTCCTTCGACATCGTGGCCGCCGTCCTGAACCGCTTCCTGCCCTTCGGGGAATACGAGACGCGCCACCTGCTGGGCGGGCTCGTGGGGGTGCTCGGCTTCCTCGGCGTCTGGAAGCTCGGCCGCGAGCTCGGCGGACCGCGCACCGGCTTCATCGCCCTCATCCTGCTGGCGACCACGGCCCGCTTCTACGGCCACACCTTCACCAACCCGAAGGACATCCCCTTCGCGGTGGCCCTGATCTGGACGCTCCTCTACCTCATCCGCAGCGTGAACGAGGTTCCGGACATACGCCTCTCCACGGCGCTGAAGCTCGGCCTGGCCTTCGGCCTGGCGCTCGGCACCCGGGTAGGCGCGGTGATCATCGCGCCGAGCTTCCTGTTGCCCTTCTTCCTGCGCATGGTCGGCAGGCTGCTGGACGGCGTGTGGCCCGCGGAGGCCTGCTGGGAGGCCATCGCCTCCCTCCTGCGCCTGATCCCGGCCGCGATCACGGCCTATCTGGTCATGATCGCCTGCTGGCCCTGGGCGGCCCAGAATCTCGCGAACCCCATCGTGGCCATGAAGATGTTCTCGCACTTCCCCTTCACGGGGAAGGTGCCCTTCGAGGGAGAGCTCATCCCGGCCATGAACCTGCCTTCGGACTACCTGCCCGATCTGCTCTTCCTCGGCCTGCCCCCGACGCTCCTGGGAGGCCTGGCCGTGGCGCTCCTGGTCGGCGGCGCGGCCCTGCTGATCAAGCGCGAGGCGCTGCTCGAGCCGAGAAGCCTCGGCATCCTGGCCGTGCTCCTGGCCGCGGCCGTGCCCATCGTCTACTTCGTGGTGGAGACCCCGCCGGCCTACAACGGCTTCCGCCACTTCCTCTTCGTCATCCCGCCCCTGGCCGTGCTCGCGGCGCTCGGGCTGAACCTGCTCCTGGAACTGCCGAGCCCCATGTCCACGCTCACCGCGCTGCTCCTGGCCGCGGGCATCGCCTGGCAGGTCTCGGTCATGGTCCGCCTGCACCCCGAGGAATACGTCTACTTCAACATCTTCGCGGGCGGTCCGGCCGGGGCCCAGGGCCGCTACGAGGTCGAGTACTGGGGCACCTCGCTGCGCGAGACGACCAAGGACATGGTCGACCTGCTGCAGCGCACCGAGGGCGTTCCGGCCACCCCGCTCAAGGTCTACGTCTGCGCCGACACGACCTCGGCCGCCTACTACTTCC
It contains:
- a CDS encoding glycosyltransferase family 39 protein, encoding MAVHGGWGLQRNAEKEQSAAWDAASWVLLLLILVLVALTFRDYGISWDEQGQNTYGKLLLDYYLSGFKDVRAFSFANLYYYGGSFDIVAAVLNRFLPFGEYETRHLLGGLVGVLGFLGVWKLGRELGGPRTGFIALILLATTARFYGHTFTNPKDIPFAVALIWTLLYLIRSVNEVPDIRLSTALKLGLAFGLALGTRVGAVIIAPSFLLPFFLRMVGRLLDGVWPAEACWEAIASLLRLIPAAITAYLVMIACWPWAAQNLANPIVAMKMFSHFPFTGKVPFEGELIPAMNLPSDYLPDLLFLGLPPTLLGGLAVALLVGGAALLIKREALLEPRSLGILAVLLAAAVPIVYFVVETPPAYNGFRHFLFVIPPLAVLAALGLNLLLELPSPMSTLTALLLAAGIAWQVSVMVRLHPEEYVYFNIFAGGPAGAQGRYEVEYWGTSLRETTKDMVDLLQRTEGVPATPLKVYVCADTTSAAYYFPPWLVPVRDKNEADLQVALNQFYCSSPPGSHRLVETRRMGALLSYADDLRGARRN